AAGAGCCAGCGCTATGCCAACCGGCCTGGACTTGATACGATTTTTACGGAAGAGGTCCTTCAAGTAAAGGCGAGGCGGAACAAGAAGGTTGTTGAGGCGGTTGAAAAATACGGGTATAAGCAGCGTGAGATTGCGGATTATCTGAGTTTGCATTTTACATCAGTGAGCCGACTGATCAAACAAAACGAGATGGCTTAAAAAATGACAAGAAAATAGACCTGACCCCGTATTCAGCCACCCCGTATATGTAACCTGTGTTTTTTATCATTAATAAAAGAAATAGTCGGTAACGATTCCGATGAAAATAAGAAATCCAAAAAGACCATGATTTTTAAAGAGGCGGAAGAGAATGTCTGAAGATGGATTTCTCTTTAACGTTAGCGTCTGTATAAAGAAAGCAAAACCCATTAAGATGATCATCGAAAAATAGATGAAGTGAAGCCCGGCGACCCATCCTGTCCATCCCAAAAAAAATAAAACGCAGAATAGAAAAAAAGCGGTGGCAAGCCACACGCGATCCCCAAAAAGAATCGCGGTCGATTTGACTCCGATTTTGATATCATCTTCCCGGTCCATTAAAGCGTAGATCGTATCGTAAGCCAGCGACCAGAAGATATTGGCGATAAAAAGCAATATCGCCGGAAGTTCTATTTTATTCTTTACGGCGGCCCAGGCGAGAATCACACCCCATCCAAAACTCATTCCCAAAATAAATTGAGGAAATGAAATAAACCTTTTTGTGAATGGATAGCCGATGGCCAAAAAGAGGCCGGCAAAGGCAAGTAAAATAGTCAGGCGATTGAGCGGGAGGATCAGCAAGAAAGAGAGGGCCGCGAGAACCAGAAACAAAACAAGGCCTTCTTTAACAGTGATTTCGCCAGAGGCAATCGGACGTTCCCTGGTCCTCGTCACATAAGGATCGAAATTCCTGTCCGCGATATCGTTGATGACGCATCCCGCGCTTCGCATCAAAAAACTGCCCAGCGTAAAAATGACGACCAGTAACAGAGAGGGGCGTCCTTGACTGGCGATCCAAAGTGACCAAAGCGTCGGCATTAAGACTAAAACCGTGCCAATCGGGCGGTCAACCCTCATTAACCGAAGGTATGCCCCAATCTTTTTTAAAAAGGGATTCATTTGGA
This DNA window, taken from Nitrospirota bacterium, encodes the following:
- the ubiA gene encoding 4-hydroxybenzoate octaprenyltransferase, which encodes MNPFLKKIGAYLRLMRVDRPIGTVLVLMPTLWSLWIASQGRPSLLLVVIFTLGSFLMRSAGCVINDIADRNFDPYVTRTRERPIASGEITVKEGLVLFLVLAALSFLLILPLNRLTILLAFAGLFLAIGYPFTKRFISFPQFILGMSFGWGVILAWAAVKNKIELPAILLFIANIFWSLAYDTIYALMDREDDIKIGVKSTAILFGDRVWLATAFFLFCVLFFLGWTGWVAGLHFIYFSMIILMGFAFFIQTLTLKRNPSSDILFRLFKNHGLFGFLIFIGIVTDYFFY